One genomic segment of Brachyhypopomus gauderio isolate BG-103 chromosome 19, BGAUD_0.2, whole genome shotgun sequence includes these proteins:
- the LOC143482834 gene encoding prostaglandin reductase 3-like translates to MAAVTMGLTGQKCSRWFGSVLGAMCGSVLRGFQRRAPPGTRLIPKRCIIDMSYSTHFMDFKGSSIPSSMKKLVVTKISHNFRDAVSLNTVPVPTPGDRDLLIRNRYVGINASDINYSAARYDPSVTPPFDVGFEGVGTVVGLGLSASARYTVGDSVAYVSNGAFAEYVVVPSKTAVRVPAAQPELLALMVSGATAHIALRHLGELVCGETVLVTAAAGGTGQFAVQFAKMAGCHVLGTCSSNEKARFLRTIGCDRPINYKTENLASVLREEYPNGVDVIYESVGGSMFDLAVNSLATKGRLLVIGFISGYQSASGLQSVRGATLPAKLLQKSASVRGFFLPHFLSHYSESLQSMLQLLAVGKLVCEVDVGDQDSGGRFMGLESIYRAVDYMYSGSNLGKVIVDLAPPTNSQL, encoded by the exons ATGGCGGCAGTCACAATGGGGCTAACAGGCCAAAAGTGTTCACGGTGGTTTGGATCAGTGTTGGGCGCGATGTGCGGCTCGGTGCTGCGGGGCTTTCAGCGTCGCGCTCCTCCCGGGACTCGTCTGATACCGAAGCGCTGTATTATTGATATGTCGTACTCCACGCACTTTATGGACTTTAAAGGGTCGTCAATACCGAGTTCTATGAAAAAGCTGGTTGTAACGAAAATAAGCCACAATTTTAGAGATGCGGTTTCCTTAAACACCGTCCCTGTCCCGACACCCGGCGACCGCGACTTGCTTATTAGAAATCG ATATGTGGGCATAAATGCATCTGATATCAACTACTCAGCAGCACGCTATGACCCCTCCGTGACCCCACCCTTTGATGTAGGGTTTGAGGGTGTTGGGACGGTTGTTGGCTTGGGTCTGAGTGCCAGTGCTCGGTACACTGTTGGCGATTCTGTGGCTTACGTCAGCAATGGCGCCTTCGCTGAGTATGTTGTAGTTCCCAGCAAAACAGCCGTCCGGGTGCCGGCGGCTCAGCCAGAACTGTTGGCACTGATGGTGAGTGGAGCGACCGCCCACATCGCCCTGCGGCACCTCGGGGAGCTCGTCTGTGGGGAAACTGTGTTGGTAACGGCTGCAGCTGGGGGAACCGGTCAGTTTGCTGTGCAGTTTGCCAAAATGGCCGGCTGCCATGTGTTGGGGACCTGCTCCTCAAATGAGAAGGCGAGATTTCTGAGGACCATTGGCTGTGATCGACCAATCAACTACAAGACTGAAAACCTGGCTAGCGTATTACGCGAGGAGTACCCTAATGGGGTGGATGTGATTTATGAGTCAGTAGGAGGTAGCATGTTCGACCTGGCAGTGAATAGTCTGGCCACTAAGGGTAGACTGCTGGTGATTGGTTTCATCTCCGGCTATCAGAGTGCCAGTGGCCTACAGTCTGTGAGAGGGGCCACTCTACCAGCCAAACTGCTTCAGAAATCAGCCAGTGTGCGTGGATTTTTCCTGCCTCACTTCTTGTCACACTACAGTGAGTCTTTGCAGAGTATGCTGCAGCTGCTGGCTGTGGGGAaactggtgtgtgaggtggatgtgGGGGACCAAGACAGTGGAGGTCGTTTTATGGGGCTGGAGTCCATTTACAGGGCAGTTGACTACATGTACAGTGGCAGCAACCTGGGCAAGGTAATTGTGGATTTGGCCCCACCCACAAACAGCCAGTTATGA